The following proteins come from a genomic window of Populus nigra chromosome 6, ddPopNigr1.1, whole genome shotgun sequence:
- the LOC133696671 gene encoding DELLA protein GAI1-like, translated as MVPDSRLSTEEVMRVARARFIQISCQQHIDLSLLNHFFDGHVAQFGSSGKEIKDMELALLLLASADKIENQQFDNASKSLNLCGFLSSKRGNSVQRVVHYFAKALGERIEREIGVVTLTGMESKGQLLHPEETTVTLNPALIACSLRQPYSQVSQFAGIQAVVERLTSAKKVHFIDLAIRSGGHCIVLMQALANRHESPVELLKITAVGTTSEQKMEEAGVKLSCFAETLSLPFSFKAITIENIKDLKEDMFELSDGEVVAIFSRIMLRTIKPHPGCMESLLGVLRNLNPRVMVITEFEATHCSPIFIDRFLEALFFYSAFYDCLEFNMDPCDPYRMTLEACLGQEIRDIVAAEDDKRMFQHFKIDGWRANFAKFGMVEEELSTSSFYQAELVLQNFASGNLCTLDRNGKCLITGWRGTPILSVSAWRFHQQEQKRKGCPKKY; from the coding sequence ATGGTTCCTGACAGTAGATTATCAACTGAAGAAGTCATGAGGGTAGCAAGAGCAAGGTTCATCCAAATTTCTTGCCAGCAGCACATTGATCTCTCCTTGCTTAACCATTTCTTTGATGGCCATGTTGCTCAGTTTGGCTCCTCTGGCAAGGAGATCAAAGACATGGAACTTGCACTACTTCTTCTAGCTTCGGCTGACAAGATTGAAAATCAGCAATTTGATAATGCGAGCAAATCCCTTAACTTGTGTGGTTTCTTGTCTTCCAAGAGAGGAAATTCAGTTCAACGAGTTGTTCATTATTTTGCAAAAGCTCTTGGTGAGAGGATTGAACGAGAAATTGGGGTTGTCACATTAACGGGAATGGAAAGCAAAGGTCAGCTATTGCATCCAGAAGAGACAACAGTCACTCTGAATCCTGCTCTTATTGCATGTTCCTTACGACAACCCTACAGTCAAGTTAGTCAATTCGCTGGAATCCAGGCAGTTGTAGAGCGTTTGACCTCTGCAAAGAAAGTTCATTTTATAGACCTTGCCATTAGAAGTGGAGGGCACTGCATAGTTTTGATGCAAGCTCTTGCCAATCGACATGAAAGCCCAGTCGAGCTTCTAAAAATAACTGCTGTTGGAACAACGTCAGAGCAGAAAATGGAAGAGGCAGGTGTAAAGTTGTCCTGTTTTGCTGAGACCTTGAGCTTACCGTTTTCATTCAAAGCTATTACAattgaaaacatcaaagatttaaAAGAAGATATGTTCGAGTTAAGTGATGGAGAAGTCGTAGCTATCTTCTCCAGGATTATGCTGAGAACCATAAAACCACACCCTGGTTGCATGGAATCTCTTCTAGGAGTGCTAAGGAACCTAAATCCGCGTGTGATGGTGATCACCGAGTTCGAGGCAACTCACTGCTCACCAATATTCATTGATCGGTTTCTCGAAGCACTATTTTTCTACAGTGCTTTTTATGATTGTCTTGAATTTAACATGGATCCGTGTGATCCATATAGAATGACACTGGAAGCATGTCTGGGACAGGAAATCCGAGATATTGTTGCTGCTGAGGATGATAAAAGAATGTTCCAGCACTTCAAGATCGATGGCTGGAGGGCTAATTTCGCAAAGTTTGGAATGGTGGAAGAAGAACTTAGCACGTCATCTTTTTATCAAGCAGAGCTGGTGCTTCAGAATTTTGCTTCTGGAAATTTATGCACACTTGACAGGAATGGAAAATGCCTTATTACTGGATGGAGGGGAACTCCAATTCTTTCAGTTTCTGCTTGGAGGTTCCATCAACAGGAACAGAAAAGGAAGGGTTGTCCCAAGAAATATTAA